Proteins from a genomic interval of Methanotorris formicicus Mc-S-70:
- the tdt gene encoding TDT family transporter, which yields MLEACESKWDIVKNFVPSWFASVMGTGILAISSIMYSSYLPILNDVAVVLFYFNVLMFFAFIIPWTLRWIMYPKNAFADLKHPILSSFYPTVAVAMLVLGSDFINIGHSMFIGKIFWGIGAIGMAIFSIVIPFYMFKSDHIKLDHVNPGWYIPPVGLIVIPIAGSLIMPHLSGIWYELTVLVNYFGWGAGFFLYLALLAIVIYRFILHNPLPSTLAPTIWINLGPIGAGVIALLNLVNNSSFIPIKEPFYVFSFLFWGFGLWWAVMAIIMTIYYIKNLKLPYGMPWWAFIFPLGAYVASTHLIYGIFHYNIIDYIGFGLYWLLFGLWAITLIKTAIATYHGYPFKGH from the coding sequence ATGTTAGAGGCATGTGAGTCAAAATGGGATATTGTAAAAAATTTTGTGCCATCGTGGTTTGCATCTGTGATGGGAACAGGTATTTTGGCCATATCGAGCATTATGTATTCATCATATCTTCCAATATTGAACGATGTTGCTGTTGTATTGTTTTACTTTAATGTGTTAATGTTCTTTGCATTCATAATCCCCTGGACTTTAAGATGGATAATGTATCCTAAAAATGCCTTTGCTGACTTAAAGCATCCAATATTAAGTTCATTCTATCCAACAGTTGCTGTGGCAATGCTTGTATTGGGCTCTGATTTCATAAACATAGGCCATAGTATGTTTATTGGGAAGATATTTTGGGGCATTGGTGCAATAGGAATGGCGATATTTAGCATTGTTATACCATTTTATATGTTCAAATCAGATCATATAAAGTTAGACCATGTTAATCCAGGTTGGTATATTCCACCAGTTGGTCTAATAGTTATTCCCATTGCAGGAAGTTTAATTATGCCACATTTAAGTGGAATTTGGTATGAACTAACTGTTCTTGTTAATTACTTTGGATGGGGTGCAGGATTTTTCTTATATCTTGCTTTATTGGCAATTGTAATATATAGATTCATACTACACAACCCACTACCTTCAACATTGGCACCAACAATATGGATTAATTTGGGTCCAATCGGTGCTGGAGTTATAGCACTACTTAATTTAGTAAATAACTCCTCATTTATACCTATAAAAGAGCCGTTTTATGTGTTTTCATTTTTATTCTGGGGCTTTGGATTGTGGTGGGCTGTGATGGCAATAATAATGACAATATACTATATTAAAAACCTAAAATTGCCTTATGGTATGCCTTGGTGGGCATTTATCTTCCCCCTTGGTGCTTATGTGGCATCTACTCATCTAATTTATGGAATATTCCACTACAATATAATAGATTATATTGGTTTTGGATTATACTGGCTATTGTTTGGATTATGGGCAATTACCCTTATAAAAACCGCAATAGCAACATACCACGGATATCCGTTTAAGGGACATTAA
- a CDS encoding ABC transporter ATP-binding protein, whose protein sequence is MLRIENLYFYYEEKEILRGVNLKLKHEVGCILGANGVGKSTLLKSIVGLLKPKKGIIEFNGKNILNLGFKDRAKLISYVPQEFSINFPYTVFDTVLMGRNPHVDFLEGPNSKDEKITLKCLNILGINYLKDRPFTQLSGGQKRLVLIARGLAQEGKLMIFDEPTSYLDFKNQILVLSVIEKISRKFGKLVLLSLHDPNLAFFFCDNVFLMKDGVIIDCGKPDDVITEENIERLYNGLKTELIKFSDKKLVVPNKEFLELDVVL, encoded by the coding sequence ATGTTAAGGATTGAAAATCTTTATTTTTATTATGAAGAAAAAGAAATTCTTAGGGGCGTTAACCTTAAATTAAAACATGAAGTTGGATGCATCTTAGGGGCAAATGGAGTTGGAAAATCAACACTTTTAAAATCCATTGTTGGATTACTAAAACCAAAAAAAGGAATTATTGAATTTAATGGAAAGAATATATTAAATTTAGGATTTAAAGATAGAGCAAAATTAATATCCTACGTTCCTCAAGAATTTTCTATTAACTTTCCATATACAGTTTTTGATACCGTTTTAATGGGAAGAAATCCACATGTGGATTTTTTAGAAGGGCCAAATAGTAAAGATGAAAAAATAACATTAAAATGTCTAAATATTCTTGGAATTAATTATCTAAAAGATAGGCCATTTACTCAATTGAGTGGAGGGCAGAAAAGATTAGTTTTAATAGCGAGAGGTTTGGCTCAAGAAGGAAAATTAATGATATTTGATGAACCAACATCGTATCTTGATTTCAAGAACCAAATTTTGGTTTTGTCAGTGATTGAAAAAATCTCAAGGAAATTTGGTAAACTTGTTCTTTTATCCCTTCATGACCCAAATTTGGCATTTTTCTTTTGTGATAATGTATTTTTAATGAAGGATGGGGTTATAATCGATTGTGGAAAACCAGACGATGTTATAACAGAAGAAAATATAGAAAGATTATATAACGGATTAAAAACAGAACTCATTAAATTCTCAGATAAAAAGTTGGTTGTTCCAAATAAGGAGTTTTTGGAATTGGATGTTGTGTTGTAG
- a CDS encoding class I SAM-dependent methyltransferase codes for MKDDYKDFDEIVRNIFAPIYPVIAKQIVERTNIKDGICIDLGTGTGALARGIAKITNLKVYALDISEDMLKLTEKYTKEEKLDGKIIPILGDVHNMPFKDNFADLIISRGSMFFWEDKVKAFKEIYRVLKPEGMAHIGGGFGNKELKEKIFAEMRKRNPNWDNEVKSRMGNHNKELLKEILNKAGIPNYKIINNDSGLWILIKKE; via the coding sequence GTGAAAGATGATTATAAGGATTTTGATGAGATTGTAAGGAATATATTTGCTCCAATTTATCCGGTTATTGCAAAACAGATTGTAGAAAGAACAAATATAAAGGATGGGATTTGTATTGACTTAGGAACTGGTACTGGAGCTTTGGCAAGAGGTATTGCAAAAATAACCAATTTAAAGGTTTATGCATTGGATATTTCAGAAGATATGCTTAAACTTACAGAGAAATATACCAAAGAGGAAAAATTAGACGGCAAAATCATTCCAATTCTTGGGGATGTGCATAATATGCCATTTAAAGATAATTTTGCAGATTTGATTATCAGTAGGGGTTCAATGTTTTTTTGGGAAGATAAGGTAAAAGCATTTAAAGAGATTTATAGGGTCTTAAAACCAGAAGGAATGGCACATATTGGAGGAGGTTTTGGAAATAAGGAGTTGAAGGAAAAGATATTCGCTGAAATGAGGAAAAGAAATCCAAATTGGGACAATGAAGTAAAGTCAAGGATGGGGAACCATAACAAAGAGTTATTAAAAGAAATCCTAAATAAAGCAGGCATTCCAAATTACAAAATTATAAATAATGATTCTGGCTTATGGATTTTAATAAAAAAAGAGTGA
- a CDS encoding ABC transporter ATP-binding protein translates to MLKVENLNFEYSKSIEILKDITFSLKKGEICTLLGPNGSGKSTLLKCIDKLLRPKRGVIIVENENIDNLTEKELAKKISFLPQEHNSPFPYTVLDIVLMGRAPYIGMLSKPSKKDVKIAKRCIEIIGIGELMYKPYTQLSGGQKKLVLIARALAQEPKILLLDEPTNHLDFKNQYMVLSKMREIVKNNKLSSIITLHDPNLASIFSDKIVMLKRGKIIGFGDVNEVMTLENLRKLYDMDIEMPRINYNRKIILPKLENLVV, encoded by the coding sequence ATGTTGAAGGTTGAAAATCTAAACTTTGAATATAGTAAATCCATTGAGATTCTAAAAGACATTACATTCTCATTAAAAAAGGGAGAGATATGCACATTATTGGGTCCCAATGGTTCAGGAAAATCAACACTATTAAAATGTATTGACAAACTCTTGAGACCTAAAAGAGGAGTTATTATTGTAGAAAATGAAAATATTGATAATTTAACTGAAAAAGAACTTGCTAAAAAGATATCATTTTTACCACAGGAGCATAATTCTCCTTTTCCATATACGGTTTTGGATATCGTCTTAATGGGGAGAGCCCCATACATTGGAATGCTTTCCAAACCCTCCAAAAAAGACGTTAAAATAGCCAAAAGATGCATTGAGATTATTGGCATTGGAGAGTTAATGTATAAACCATACACTCAACTAAGTGGAGGGCAGAAAAAACTTGTACTGATAGCGAGGGCATTGGCACAAGAACCAAAAATCCTACTGTTGGATGAGCCAACAAATCACTTAGACTTCAAAAATCAATACATGGTTTTGAGTAAAATGAGAGAAATAGTAAAAAACAATAAATTATCCTCCATTATAACTTTACACGACCCAAACTTAGCGTCAATATTCTCAGACAAAATTGTGATGTTGAAGAGAGGGAAGATAATAGGTTTTGGAGATGTTAATGAGGTTATGACACTTGAAAATCTTAGAAAACTTTATGATATGGACATTGAAATGCCAAGAATAAATTACAATCGCAAGATTATCCTACCAAAATTGGAAAATTTAGTGGTTTAG
- a CDS encoding radical SAM protein, whose amino-acid sequence MRCNICEFRCEILEGRTGRCGMYTNKNGKIIERFPHSYLFLFPISIETMPILHFYPRHKVLQISSIGCNFKCTGCISEVLIKNVESASEILKKIPPERIIKKAKDENCIGITFCINDPIVSHHSFKELAKLVKENNLFVGCSTNLYFTEESLRELTPYLDFVNVGLKGFSDKIYQEFCKVPSAEPIFRNIKILYKNNIHFEVSVPYIKGKENEIIDIAKSLSSISRDIPLQIMRFIPLGDVDMHLEPSIKEAEKVCEELRAYLDYVYLFNSPGTEYLNTTKNGKIIIKREFYGPMGARILEYTKDYHKIKIVGKISESVFDEEGFFGGYRITRAMEMILAILTAIGVKDKETIGNIWKETLNESFMKEFHEVWGGEKTLYDYLNVVRYVGKLAKNEENAEELINYIIKKMKEIEKIREKIKKVVNVYYSMGYPLFALNGSRFENKLVEFVGGRSLNKEIKRKGKPGVNISVEELNKLNPDVVFISGFLSCPEDDFIEYCNKHSISIKALKDKKIYRLPVGWDFGSPKWILGLMFIANKIYPKIYNFNIQKEANEFYERFYETSFEISNRSFYK is encoded by the coding sequence ATGAGATGCAATATATGTGAGTTTAGATGTGAAATTTTAGAAGGAAGAACTGGAAGATGCGGAATGTATACTAATAAAAATGGAAAAATAATTGAGAGATTCCCCCATAGTTATTTATTTTTATTTCCCATCTCTATTGAGACGATGCCAATACTCCACTTCTATCCGAGACATAAAGTTTTGCAAATAAGCAGTATTGGATGCAATTTCAAATGTACTGGCTGTATATCTGAAGTTTTAATCAAAAATGTAGAATCTGCTTCAGAAATTCTCAAAAAGATTCCACCAGAAAGAATTATAAAAAAGGCAAAGGATGAAAACTGCATTGGCATAACATTCTGTATTAATGATCCAATAGTTTCACATCACTCCTTTAAAGAACTTGCAAAATTGGTAAAAGAAAATAACTTGTTTGTAGGTTGTTCAACAAATCTATATTTTACTGAAGAATCTTTGAGAGAATTAACTCCTTATTTGGATTTTGTAAATGTTGGTTTAAAAGGATTTTCTGATAAGATTTACCAAGAATTCTGCAAAGTTCCATCGGCAGAGCCAATATTTAGGAATATAAAAATCTTATACAAAAATAATATTCATTTTGAAGTTTCTGTTCCATATATCAAAGGAAAAGAAAACGAAATAATAGATATAGCTAAATCCCTCTCCTCTATTTCAAGAGATATTCCTCTTCAAATTATGCGTTTTATTCCTCTTGGTGATGTAGATATGCATTTAGAACCAAGTATAAAGGAAGCAGAAAAGGTATGTGAAGAACTTAGGGCATATTTGGATTATGTTTATCTTTTCAACTCTCCCGGAACAGAATATCTAAATACAACAAAAAATGGGAAAATAATTATAAAGAGAGAGTTCTACGGTCCAATGGGGGCAAGAATTTTGGAATATACCAAAGATTATCATAAGATAAAAATTGTAGGAAAGATAAGTGAAAGTGTATTTGATGAAGAGGGATTTTTTGGAGGGTATAGAATTACAAGGGCAATGGAGATGATTTTAGCAATATTAACTGCTATTGGTGTAAAAGATAAAGAAACAATAGGCAATATTTGGAAAGAAACATTAAATGAATCATTCATGAAGGAATTTCATGAGGTATGGGGAGGAGAAAAAACGTTATATGATTATTTGAATGTCGTTAGATATGTAGGTAAATTAGCCAAAAATGAGGAAAATGCAGAAGAACTAATAAATTATATCATCAAAAAGATGAAAGAAATAGAAAAAATAAGGGAAAAAATAAAAAAGGTAGTAAATGTATATTATTCAATGGGTTATCCATTATTTGCTTTAAATGGGAGTAGATTTGAAAATAAACTTGTAGAGTTTGTAGGTGGAAGGAGTTTAAATAAAGAGATAAAGAGAAAGGGAAAACCTGGTGTAAATATTTCAGTTGAAGAATTAAATAAACTAAATCCGGATGTTGTATTTATCTCAGGATTTTTATCCTGCCCAGAGGATGATTTCATTGAATATTGTAATAAGCATAGTATTTCTATAAAGGCATTGAAAGATAAAAAGATTTACAGATTACCAGTTGGATGGGATTTTGGAAGTCCAAAGTGGATTTTAGGTTTGATGTTCATTGCAAATAAGATATATCCAAAAATCTATAACTTTAATATTCAAAAAGAGGCTAATGAGTTTTATGAAAGGTTTTATGAAACATCTTTTGAAATCTCAAACCGTTCATTCTACAAGTGA
- a CDS encoding DUF2119 domain-containing protein, translating into MEIFEFKGNGTTKLFVGGLHGNEGKFTEIVLKDFVNLLREDNYVGNVVVVPKLVENSRYISTLSEKYYETIEGKTLIKIIEKYRPNVYFELHTYKEESYKKLTGNDRKVPPLIDIGNNILIASISPILRNKFDKEDFCMTVEIPSWKVHEVKDEIIKILKIGSKYPTRDDIIKKLKEYYPESIKMAKDFSKRYHLVLF; encoded by the coding sequence ATGGAAATCTTTGAATTTAAAGGTAATGGAACAACAAAGTTGTTTGTTGGAGGATTACATGGAAATGAAGGAAAATTTACAGAAATTGTGCTTAAAGATTTTGTAAATTTATTGAGAGAAGATAATTACGTTGGTAATGTAGTGGTTGTTCCAAAGTTGGTTGAAAATAGCAGATACATCTCAACACTGTCAGAAAAATATTACGAAACTATCGAAGGGAAGACGTTAATCAAGATTATTGAAAAGTATAGACCAAACGTCTATTTTGAACTCCATACCTACAAAGAAGAATCTTACAAAAAATTAACAGGGAATGATAGAAAAGTACCTCCACTTATAGACATCGGGAACAACATCTTAATTGCTTCAATTTCTCCAATCTTAAGGAATAAATTTGATAAAGAAGATTTCTGCATGACGGTTGAGATTCCAAGTTGGAAAGTTCACGAAGTCAAAGATGAAATTATAAAAATCTTAAAAATTGGGAGTAAATACCCGACAAGAGATGATATTATTAAAAAATTAAAAGAATACTATCCAGAATCAATAAAAATGGCTAAAGATTTTTCAAAAAGATACCATTTAGTTCTTTTTTAA
- a CDS encoding FecCD family ABC transporter permease, with product MKICHNTLLFLLFLGMFVISLFIGRFLFLPWDMNNLTYSILFDVRLPRIIAVSLAGASLGLAGITFQNLFKNYLAGPGVLGVTSGSAFGAVFAILVFPLNPYLIQGFSFIFGIVAVVLAYKLGKCLGESLLSLILAGMMISAFFSALVGLAKYLADPYNKLPTIVFWLLGSFSGIRREDLEVAFFPMVLGIVGILCLRWVFNILSLGDEEAKALGVDVKKYRTLSIVLATLATSASTSIAGMITWVGVVSPHIARLVVGVDNRKLIPATAVVGASLLLICDDIARSLTSSELPLSVITSFIGAPILFIILVKRRGMYYVKD from the coding sequence ATGAAGATCTGTCATAACACTTTGCTGTTTTTATTATTTTTAGGAATGTTTGTTATTTCGTTATTTATTGGGCGATTTCTATTTCTCCCATGGGATATGAATAATTTAACATATTCTATTTTATTTGATGTTAGATTACCAAGGATCATTGCAGTTTCTCTTGCTGGGGCTTCTCTTGGTTTGGCAGGGATAACCTTTCAAAATCTATTTAAAAACTACTTAGCAGGTCCGGGAGTTTTGGGGGTTACAAGTGGCTCTGCATTTGGTGCAGTATTTGCAATCTTAGTTTTTCCTTTAAATCCATATCTTATACAAGGATTCTCATTTATTTTTGGTATTGTTGCTGTTGTTTTAGCATATAAATTAGGAAAATGTCTTGGAGAAAGTTTATTGAGTTTGATTTTAGCGGGGATGATGATATCTGCCTTTTTCTCTGCACTCGTTGGTTTGGCAAAGTACTTAGCAGATCCATACAACAAACTTCCTACAATTGTTTTCTGGCTTTTAGGAAGTTTTTCAGGGATTAGGAGGGAGGATTTAGAAGTTGCATTCTTTCCAATGGTTTTAGGAATTGTTGGTATTTTATGCTTAAGATGGGTTTTTAACATCCTCTCTTTGGGAGATGAAGAGGCTAAAGCATTAGGCGTTGATGTAAAGAAGTATAGGACTTTGTCTATTGTCTTAGCAACATTGGCTACTTCTGCCTCTACCTCAATTGCAGGGATGATAACTTGGGTTGGGGTAGTTAGTCCTCATATAGCGAGATTGGTTGTTGGGGTTGATAATAGAAAACTCATCCCAGCAACTGCAGTTGTTGGAGCATCCCTTCTACTTATTTGTGATGACATTGCAAGATCTTTAACATCCTCAGAACTTCCTTTGAGCGTTATAACAAGTTTCATAGGGGCTCCAATTTTGTTTATTATTTTAGTTAAAAGGAGGGGGATGTACTATGTTAAGGATTGA
- a CDS encoding ABC transporter substrate-binding protein, whose amino-acid sequence MKNNLKRIITILPLIGILILGVIACGCMEQKTMNIQNDEKTTAEKTTQNFVTITDATGKEVKIKEPVEKVITVYGLSPSFIYLLGEGGKYYAGWMWGTKFYKLVDPKAEEKANNGRTLNVEEIKKEDPNFVIAAYWQANKKDVNQLESLGVPVVCIKVESIDDIYSTIKTLGKVFQKEDYANEIINYYKTNAEDIEKRISKTKEKPKVLIIYYSGKAKAYKTFGGDMFQSKLVEMAGGESVSKDLSGKKTINVEQVANWNPDVILIIQYGKSAGKVKENILNDPAWSKINAVKNKKVYVVPNDGENWIDPCPKWILGLYWTAKVLHPEEFKDLNIKTKADEFYKKFFGLSVDKVNITGKLD is encoded by the coding sequence ATGAAAAATAATTTAAAAAGAATCATAACAATCTTGCCTTTAATAGGAATTCTAATCCTTGGAGTGATTGCATGTGGTTGTATGGAACAGAAAACAATGAATATTCAAAATGATGAAAAAACTACTGCTGAGAAAACGACTCAAAATTTTGTAACAATTACCGATGCCACTGGAAAAGAGGTAAAAATTAAAGAGCCAGTTGAAAAAGTTATAACGGTTTATGGTTTAAGTCCTTCTTTCATCTATCTCCTTGGGGAGGGGGGTAAATACTATGCTGGATGGATGTGGGGAACTAAATTTTACAAATTAGTAGATCCAAAGGCTGAAGAAAAGGCAAATAATGGCAGAACATTAAATGTTGAGGAAATAAAAAAGGAGGATCCAAATTTTGTTATTGCAGCATATTGGCAAGCCAACAAAAAAGATGTTAACCAACTTGAAAGCCTTGGAGTTCCAGTTGTTTGTATAAAAGTTGAGAGCATTGATGATATCTATAGTACAATAAAAACATTGGGAAAAGTGTTTCAAAAAGAAGATTATGCTAATGAGATAATAAACTACTACAAAACTAATGCTGAAGATATAGAAAAAAGAATCTCGAAAACCAAAGAAAAACCAAAAGTTCTTATTATATACTATAGTGGAAAGGCAAAGGCATACAAAACCTTTGGAGGAGATATGTTTCAAAGTAAACTTGTAGAGATGGCTGGGGGAGAGAGTGTTTCAAAAGATCTATCTGGAAAAAAGACAATAAATGTTGAACAAGTAGCAAACTGGAATCCTGATGTTATATTGATAATTCAATACGGAAAATCTGCAGGAAAAGTTAAGGAAAACATACTCAATGATCCTGCTTGGAGTAAGATAAATGCTGTTAAAAATAAAAAGGTTTATGTCGTACCAAATGATGGAGAAAATTGGATTGACCCATGTCCAAAGTGGATTCTTGGATTGTATTGGACTGCAAAAGTTCTACACCCTGAGGAATTCAAAGATCTAAACATTAAAACCAAAGCAGACGAGTTCTATAAGAAGTTTTTTGGGTTGAGTGTTGATAAAGTGAATATTACTGGGAAATTGGATTAA
- a CDS encoding ABC transporter substrate-binding protein, with the protein MKLKKILSPFILFILIFGVLLCGCMEKTSSSTQNTKETTYASNEESTKFIVITDLRGKEVKIPANASRYVCLFPMALPFFYIIHAQNGLVGYPGFGAKKDPYFSGNLILKVDPDFKKRCADVGYPGNPNIETILATKSDFVVNMYAAKSCSMIEKKRIPVIGVAGSFGNMGELLKSVEILGKATNHEKDAKMFIDYYKSRINCVNRTKNVKERPKVLYLSYQGPYGNKLTSGGKFNTLVHDIITKAGGIDVAENVTGQFGQISIEDILKWNPDIILIGSGGTKEYIYSNEKLKDINAVKNRRVYIVPYDGKVRYSTWYAPEKSSLGLLWTAKLLHPDKFKDLNITYEAEYYYKTFWGLELGKDIKIYGDFPWKNQ; encoded by the coding sequence ATGAAATTGAAAAAAATATTATCTCCATTTATTTTGTTTATTTTAATTTTTGGAGTGTTGTTATGTGGTTGTATGGAGAAAACATCCTCATCAACCCAAAATACAAAAGAAACTACCTATGCATCAAATGAAGAAAGCACAAAATTCATAGTAATTACGGATCTTCGAGGAAAAGAGGTAAAAATTCCTGCAAATGCTTCAAGATATGTTTGTTTATTCCCCATGGCATTGCCATTTTTCTATATAATTCATGCTCAAAATGGACTTGTAGGATATCCTGGTTTTGGTGCTAAAAAAGACCCCTATTTCTCTGGAAATTTAATATTAAAAGTAGATCCTGATTTTAAAAAAAGATGTGCTGATGTAGGCTATCCTGGAAATCCAAATATAGAAACAATACTTGCAACAAAATCAGACTTTGTTGTGAATATGTATGCTGCAAAATCATGCAGTATGATTGAGAAAAAGAGAATTCCAGTTATTGGTGTAGCAGGTAGTTTTGGAAATATGGGTGAGTTATTAAAAAGCGTTGAAATTTTGGGTAAAGCAACAAATCATGAAAAAGATGCAAAGATGTTTATTGATTATTACAAAAGTAGGATTAATTGTGTAAATAGAACAAAAAATGTCAAAGAAAGACCAAAAGTTCTTTATTTAAGTTATCAAGGACCTTATGGAAATAAATTAACTTCTGGTGGGAAATTTAACACTCTTGTTCATGATATAATTACAAAGGCGGGAGGTATTGATGTTGCAGAAAATGTTACTGGGCAATTTGGGCAGATATCCATTGAGGATATTCTAAAATGGAATCCAGATATAATATTGATTGGAAGTGGAGGAACTAAAGAATATATCTATTCAAATGAAAAACTCAAAGATATAAATGCTGTTAAAAATAGAAGAGTATATATTGTCCCTTACGATGGAAAAGTGAGATATTCAACATGGTATGCACCAGAAAAATCAAGTTTGGGGTTATTATGGACTGCTAAGTTATTGCATCCAGATAAATTTAAGGATTTGAACATAACCTATGAAGCGGAATATTACTATAAAACGTTCTGGGGCTTAGAGTTGGGTAAGGATATCAAAATATATGGTGACTTCCCATGGAAAAATCAGTAA
- a CDS encoding FecCD family ABC transporter permease, producing the protein MEKSVMVLIILILTLIFTGFLSLFLGTFPMSPKDVIDTILGENVSDTYNTVIYDIRLPRILFAIIVGSGLSVAGAVYQSTFKNPLVSPYILGTSSGSAFGAALAILLNQNIYIIQISAFIFGIMATLIAYLLAREKGRLSILSLVICGVIVNSFFQALLGITKYFADTESQLPSIIFWIMGSFSGVDWDSWVVLAIIIVGISILCAMRWHLNVMSMSDEEARSLGIDIDKSRKIIIFMATLITASAVSVVGIVGWVGLVIPHISRLIVGVDNTKVIPTSILLGGIFLLITDDLARTITTGEVPIGILTSFVGAPFFAYLYHVQKKAIVC; encoded by the coding sequence ATGGAAAAATCAGTAATGGTATTAATTATTCTAATCTTAACTCTAATTTTTACTGGCTTTTTATCTTTATTTTTAGGAACATTTCCCATGTCCCCCAAAGATGTTATTGATACAATTTTAGGGGAAAATGTTTCAGATACCTACAATACGGTTATCTACGATATAAGATTGCCAAGAATATTGTTTGCCATTATTGTAGGGAGTGGTTTAAGTGTGGCAGGTGCTGTATATCAAAGTACATTTAAGAATCCCCTTGTCTCTCCTTACATATTGGGAACTTCCTCTGGTTCAGCATTTGGAGCGGCATTGGCTATCCTTCTAAATCAGAACATTTATATTATCCAAATATCTGCCTTTATATTTGGTATAATGGCAACTTTAATTGCTTATCTTCTTGCAAGAGAAAAAGGAAGGTTATCTATACTTAGTTTGGTAATATGTGGAGTAATTGTAAATTCATTCTTTCAGGCGTTGTTAGGAATAACAAAATACTTTGCAGATACTGAAAGTCAGTTACCTTCAATTATATTTTGGATTATGGGGAGTTTTTCAGGCGTTGATTGGGATAGTTGGGTGGTATTGGCAATTATTATAGTTGGTATTTCCATTTTATGTGCAATGAGATGGCATCTAAATGTGATGTCAATGAGTGATGAAGAGGCAAGATCTTTAGGCATTGATATTGATAAATCAAGAAAAATTATAATATTTATGGCCACACTCATAACGGCATCAGCAGTTAGCGTTGTTGGCATTGTTGGGTGGGTTGGGCTTGTAATTCCCCATATATCCCGTTTGATAGTTGGAGTAGATAATACAAAAGTGATTCCAACGAGTATCTTATTGGGAGGAATATTTTTACTTATTACCGATGATTTGGCAAGGACAATAACAACTGGAGAAGTTCCAATTGGGATTTTAACATCATTTGTTGGAGCCCCATTCTTTGCCTATCTCTACCACGTACAAAAAAAGGCGATAGTATGTTGA
- a CDS encoding class I SAM-dependent methyltransferase yields the protein MKRMLKYRINIKDTWKKIKSERKGKPKVTYDNEFFKKLSDDFSNRIKQRNYEYGRKSVEILKENLEGFDNFNVLEVGTGPGTLTIPLAKNVKKVVGVDISKMNIEHLKENLKENNIKNVEIINEDWDSIDIGRFDKFDLVVCSHFFWMVDDLEKHLEKMEYLSKKYCSIIQPCGRDNIVKEIYEKILDKPYMGEFEPDADYFAYVILREWGRLVEVRYFDYTIERNLEEEIRYVASFIGRFKEVDEKVKEKIKNYLIEKSEDGKFIVNNKVAVMWWECER from the coding sequence ATGAAAAGGATGCTAAAATATAGAATAAATATAAAAGACACCTGGAAAAAAATAAAAAGTGAGAGGAAGGGAAAACCAAAAGTAACCTATGATAATGAGTTCTTTAAGAAATTATCGGATGATTTTTCAAACAGAATAAAGCAGAGGAATTACGAATATGGAAGAAAGTCAGTTGAAATTCTAAAGGAAAATTTAGAGGGGTTTGATAATTTCAATGTTTTAGAGGTTGGAACAGGTCCAGGAACATTAACCATTCCGTTGGCAAAGAACGTGAAAAAGGTTGTAGGTGTTGATATATCAAAAATGAATATAGAGCATTTAAAAGAAAATCTAAAAGAAAATAACATAAAAAATGTGGAAATTATCAACGAAGATTGGGATAGTATAGATATTGGCAGATTTGATAAATTTGATTTGGTAGTTTGTTCCCATTTCTTTTGGATGGTTGATGATTTAGAAAAACATTTGGAGAAAATGGAATACTTATCAAAAAAATACTGCTCAATCATCCAACCATGTGGAAGAGACAATATTGTAAAGGAAATCTATGAAAAAATTTTAGATAAACCATATATGGGGGAATTTGAGCCAGATGCAGATTACTTTGCCTATGTTATCTTAAGAGAGTGGGGAAGATTGGTAGAGGTTAGATATTTTGATTATACGATTGAAAGAAATTTAGAAGAGGAAATAAGGTATGTGGCAAGTTTTATTGGGAGGTTTAAGGAGGTAGATGAAAAAGTTAAAGAAAAAATAAAGAACTATTTAATAGAAAAGTCGGAGGATGGGAAGTTTATAGTCAATAATAAAGTGGCAGTTATGTGGTGGGAATGTGAAAGATGA